GACCGAAGAATCCGGCCAGCACGAAGAAGAGCGTCATCCGCGCCATGTGGATCGTGAAGAACGCCACCGACAACGTGGTGCTGCGCGTGGCATCCGCCACCAGCCAAAGCTGGGGACCGGGCAGGAAGGCCATCGAGGCGTGGAGCACCACGCCCGCGACGAGGGCGAATCCGCGCACGGCATCGAGGCCATGCCACCGTGCGGGAGCTGCGTGAGTCACGATTCCACTCCACGTCCATACGATGCGGTCCCCCGAGCCCCTGCCGGGAACGACAGGGGTGAGGCAACCCGCTGGCCGACAGTCGGCCTAGATCAGAGGAAGTCTTTGCGGCGCGATTGCCATTGCCAGGTGGCAACGAGGACCAGCGCCACGACGCCAAGTTCGACGGCGGCGATCGTGCGCAGACTCGGTACCCACGCGACGGTGGGCCCGGAGATGGTGGCGGCGACATCCGCCAGCCGCAGCGACCAATAGATGTACGCCTGCAACCCAAGGTTGATCGTCGCCATGACGGCAATGGTCCACGCTTCGGAGTCCGTGACGATCGCCGTGGCCAGCGTGACGATGTAGCCGCACAGGACGTACAGGAGCAGGGCGATGGTGAACGGCAGCACGCCGTCGGGCACCGACTCACGCAGGAGGATCACGGCGGTGGCGCCCGCGCCGAGCATGAGCCAGGGCGTGAGGAAGAGGAGCAGGTTGGCGGCGAGTTTGGCCGCGGTGTACTCGCGCACCCCGATCGGCAACGACATCACGAACGGCAGCATCCCCTGCGTGCGCTCCTGCACCACGGTCAGGAAGGTCAGAAAGATCCCGATGCTGATCACGACCGTGAGCAGCAGCACCGCGCCGAGATAGAAGACGCCCTGGCTCGATGAGAGCAACATGCCGAGACTCAGAAGTCCGAGCGCCAGCCCGGCGGCGATCGGGCCGCGCTGGAAGTACCAGTCCTTGCGGACCAGGTGGCCAATCATCGTGGTATTCACGCCGCGACCTCCTCACGGCGTGCCATCACCGTGGTCACGAAGATTTCCTCGAGGGTGAGGCGCTCCACCCCCTGCACCGTCGCCCCGCCCGCCGCACACGCCTGGAGCATCGCCTCGTCGTAATGATCCGTCACGAGCGTGGCGACATGTCCATGCATGGCCGTCTGCACGATGTGCGGCAACACGGGCACCACTCCCGGCACCGCGAGCTCCAGGCGCAGGCGACGCCACCGATCGAGATACGCGGCCGTGTCGTCGGCATCGATGATCCGCCCCCGATCGATGAAGTTCACGCGGTCGGCGATCTGCTCCACATCCAGCGTGTTCTGGCTCGAGAAGAGCACCGAGCGCCCCGCGTCCCGGACCACATCGGTCAATGCGCCGATCACTTCCTGCCGCGCCACCGGATCGAGGCCCGTGGTCGGCTCATCGAGGACAAGCAGCGTCGGCCGCCGAGCAAGCGCGAGCAGCAGCGCGGCCTTGATCCGCTGACC
The DNA window shown above is from Gemmatimonadota bacterium and carries:
- a CDS encoding ABC transporter ATP-binding protein, with amino-acid sequence MTDHAIRLRGVCKHYPPFSLRDVALEVPTGSITGFIGANGAGKSTTIRIIMGLVTADSGEIEVLGHRIPEATARAKQDIGYVSEDTRLFPRATLQWHMDFVAQVFGAWDGAYAAALVRRFDLRPEQRIKGMSHGQRIKAALLLALARRPTLLVLDEPTTGLDPVARQEVIGALTDVVRDAGRSVLFSSQNTLDVEQIADRVNFIDRGRIIDADDTAAYLDRWRRLRLELAVPGVVPVLPHIVQTAMHGHVATLVTDHYDEAMLQACAAGGATVQGVERLTLEEIFVTTVMARREEVAA
- a CDS encoding ABC-2 transporter permease, with product MNTTMIGHLVRKDWYFQRGPIAAGLALGLLSLGMLLSSSQGVFYLGAVLLLTVVISIGIFLTFLTVVQERTQGMLPFVMSLPIGVREYTAAKLAANLLLFLTPWLMLGAGATAVILLRESVPDGVLPFTIALLLYVLCGYIVTLATAIVTDSEAWTIAVMATINLGLQAYIYWSLRLADVAATISGPTVAWVPSLRTIAAVELGVVALVLVATWQWQSRRKDFL